The genomic stretch TTCCTCCTTGAGGGTGCGGACGATCTCCATCACCTCGAGCTGGTGGTGCATGTCGAGGAAGGTCGTCGGCTCGTCGAGCAGCAGGACGTCGGTCTCCTGGGCGAGCACCATCGCGATCCAGACGAGCTGCTTCTGCCCGCCGCTCAGGCTGCTCACGTCGCGATCCCGCAGGTGGTCGATGCCCGCGAGCGAGATCGCGTCCCGGACCGCACACTCGTCCTCCTCGCCCACGCTCTCGAAGAAGCCCCTGTGAGGGTACCGGCCGTGATAGACCAGCTCCTCGACGTCGATCGAGCCCGGCGCGACGTTCTCCTGGGAGAGCAGGCCAAGCCGTCGGGCCAGCTCCTTCGCGCCGAGCTCGTGGATCTCCCGGCCGTCGAGGACGACCGAGCCCGAGTCGATCGGGAGCTGGTTCGCGAGCCCCTTCAGCAGGGTGCTCTTTCCCGACCCGTTGGGCCCGATCAGCGCGCTGACCTCGCCGGGCGGGACGCGGATCGACTCGCCGTCGATCA from Halalkalicoccus tibetensis encodes the following:
- a CDS encoding ABC transporter ATP-binding protein, with product MSHHTNLRTRLGASTGSTPADTGVSTDARAGGGPERTDGATFAGEGLTIGYGGSEPVIDGESIRVPPGEVSALIGPNGSGKSTLLKGLANQLPIDSGSVVLDGREIHELGAKELARRLGLLSQENVAPGSIDVEELVYHGRYPHRGFFESVGEEDECAVRDAISLAGIDHLRDRDVSSLSGGQKQLVWIAMVLAQETDVLLLDEPTTFLDMHHQLEVMEIVRTLKEEREITVVVVLHDIDQAARYADHVFALKEGAIHARGRPEEVVTEELLAEVFGVDAAVEPTERGPRVMPIRARHEPED